In Candidatus Methylomirabilota bacterium, the sequence GGTCGGCGGCAAGGTGGCGTCCGGGATCACGGCGGAGCTCGGCTCGATGAAGGTCACGGAGCAGATCGATGCCCTCCGGACGCTCGGCGTGAACTACATCAAGCGACTCGTCGTGCCGCGCGTGCTCGCGGCGCTCGTCGTGTTCCCGCTCCTGACCGTGCTGGCCGACACGGTCGGCGTACTGGGAGGCATGGTGATCATGTACCTTGAGCGCAACGCGGACATGTGGGCGTACTGGAACACCACGACGTACTGGGTCGTGCCGAAGGATTTCCTGACGGGCGTCGGCAAGTCGGTCTTT encodes:
- a CDS encoding ABC transporter permease translates to MDTYLRRTVDWYGGVGLLTGRVARSLALPPKYFRLIVREIEVMGVQSLGVALTAAIFTGMVFTIQSAVNMARFGAESYVGPLVALAILRELGPVLTAILVGGKVASGITAELGSMKVTEQIDALRTLGVNYIKRLVVPRVLAALVVFPLLTVLADTVGVLGGMVIMYLERNADMWAYWNTTTYWVVPKDFLTGVGKSVF